From Jiangella mangrovi:
CAACCCGCTCTACTTCGTGACCCCGGACGCCGACGGCATGGTCCGCCACTACCGCGAGATCGGCGCGGCCTCCGGGCTCGGGATGATCGTGTTCAGCACCGACGGCGCCGTCTACGACGAGGCCGACCTCGAGCGGCTGGCCGAGGTCGAGGCCGCCGTCGCCGTCAAGGACGAGGCCGGCGACCAGGCGCTGTTCGCCCGCTGCGTCGACCGGCTCGGCGACCGCTACGTCTGGATCAACGGCATGGCCGAGCTGCCCGCCGTCGAGTACGCCCGCATGGGCGCCGTCGCCATGACCTCGGGCCTGGTCAACCTCGACCCGAACGTGGCGCTGGACGTGTGGGCGGCCGCGCTCGACGGCGACGCCGACCGGCACGCGACGCTGGTGAAGGAGCGCATCGCCCCCATCGCCGCCCTGCGCACCGCCCGCCCCGGCTACCACATCACCGTCATCAAGGAGGCCATGGCTCTGCTCGGACGGTGCGGGCCGGCGGTCCGGCTGCCGCTGCTGCCGCTGCGCCCCGAGGACCGCGCCGCGCTGGCCGAGCACCTGGACCGCTGCGGCTACCGGCGCCCGGAACCCGTCGCTTGATGAACACCGTCGTCGACGCCCACGTCGCCGCCGGCGAGCATCCGAGCCTGCCCACTCTCGGGGTCGACGCCCTGCTGCAGGCAATGGACGACGGCGGCATCGAGCGCGCCGTCGTGGGCGCGGTCGGCCGCTGGGTCGCCGTCGACAACGCGGAGGGCAACCGCACGCTGGCCGGCTGGGCGCAGGCGCACCCGGACCGGCTGGCGTTCTGGGCGACGGTGAGCCCTTGGTACGGAGCCCGGGCGTGCGCCGAGCTGGAACGGGCGTTCGCCGACGGCGCGTGCGGGCTGAAGCTGGCGCCGTCGGTCCAGGGGTTCGGGCTGCTGTCGCCGCTGCTCGAGCCGGTGCTCGACGTCGCCGAGGAGCACGGCCGGCCGGTCTACGTCGTCACCGGGGTGCCGGTCGCGAGCGAGCCGCTGCAGCTGGCCGAGCTGGCACTGCGCCGGCCCGGGCTGACGTTCGTCATGGGCCGGTCCGGGCGCACCGACTTCTCCCTCGACCTGCTGCCGGCGCTGACGACCGGGCCGAACCTGGTCGCGGAGACGGCCTACAACGGCGCCTCGCTGATCGCCACGCTGGTGGCGACGCTGGGGGCCGATCGGGTGCTGTTCAGCAGCGACGCGCCGTTCAACGACGCCGGGCTGGAGCTGGCGCGGGCCGAGCGGGCCGGGCTGGCCGACGCGGACCGGGCCGCCGTGCTGGGCGGTTCCGCCACGAAACTGCTGCTGGGCGGGGGTGCGTCGCGATGACGTTCGTCGACATGCACACGCACCTGCCGGCCGCGACGTCGCCGGACTGGGCCCGCTGGCGGCAGGCCGACGTGCTGGCCGCCATGGACCGCCACGGCGTCACCCGGGCGGCGGTGATGACGCTGGATGGGCTCGGCTTCGACGCGGTGGCCGGCAACGACGTCGTCGCGCAGGCCTGCGCCGGGTCGGACGGGCGGCTGATCCCGCTCGGCACCGTCGACCCGCGCCGCCCCGATGCCGCCGCCGAGGTGCACCGCTGCGCGGACCGCGGCTTCCGGGCGCTCAAGCTGCACCCGTGGATGCAGGGGTTCTCGCCGCTCGAGGCGTACATGGACCCGGTCGCGGAGGCCGCCATCGAGCACGGGCTGCCGTTCGTCGTCCACGACGGCACGCCGCCGTACGCGTCGCCGCTGCAGATCGCCCGGCTGGCCGCGCGCTTCCCGGAGCTCACGGTGGTGCTGGCGCACGGCGGGCTGTTCGACCTGTGGGAGGACGCCGTCGCCGCCGCACTGCGCTACCCGAACGTGCACGTCACGATGTGCGGGACGGCGCCTGGGGCGATCTTCCGGCAGATCGTGGCGCAGGTGCCGGTCGAGAAGCTGAGCCTCGGCACCGACAGCGGCTTCGGCGACCCGGACCTTCCCCGGCACCGGCTGTCCGTCCATCGTGCGATCCTGGCCGAACTGCCCGGCGACGACGCCGCGGCACTGGCGCACCGCAACGCCGAACGACTCCTGGGGCTGCCGTGAGCACTGCTGACACCGCTGGGACCCTGCGCGTGGTCCAGGTGGGCTGCGGCGACATCGCGACGACGGGGCACCTGCCGGCGCTGGACCGCTCCCCCGATGTCGAGCTCGTCGCCGTCGTCGACGTGGTCGCTTCGCATCGCGAGGCCGCCGCGGCGAAGTACGGCGTGCCGGCGTGGGACTCGCTCGAGGCGGCGCTGGCCGCCGGCGTGGGCGCCCAGGCCGCCGTCGTCGCCGTCCCGCCGCATGTCGCGCCGTCGCCGACGATCGCCGCGGTCGAGGCCGGGCTGGACGTGCTCTGCGAGAAGCCGATGGCCGTCGACCTCGCGTCCGCCCAGCGGGTGCACGACGCGGGACGGCGGACCGGGCGGATCGTCCAGATCGGCTTCAAGAACCGGTTCTCGCCGCTCGTCCGGGCCGCGCGGCGCTGGCTCGACGACGGCCTGATCGGCTCGCCCGTCGTCTACACGCTCGGCGGCTTCGACGAGCGCTACGACGCCGCCGACACCGTCCACGTCGGGCGGATCCAGGACTTCCTCGCCCACGGTCCGTCGTACCTGCACGAGGGTGCGCACCTGGCCGATTACCTCGCCTACCTGACCGGTGCGGCGCCGGTGTCCGTGCGGGCGGCGGGGGTCCGGTCACAGCCGTCGTTCCACGGCGAGAACTTCGTGTCCGCCCTGGTCGACTACGACAACGGCGACGTCGCGCGCATGGAGGTGGGCTGGTTCTTCCCCACCTCGCCGAAGGGCGAGTTCCGCATCCTCGGCCCGCGCGGCGTCGCGCTGATCGACCGTCCCGAGCAGGTTGCGACGCTCACGACCCGCGACGACGACGGCGCGCTGCGGACCGAGGAGGTCCGGTTCGAGCGGCCGTGGAACGACGAGTGCTTCGACCGGCAGCTGGCCCACTTCGTCGAGTGCGTGCGCACCCGCACGGAGCCGGAGACGTCGACGGCGGCGGGCCTCGCCTCGCTGCGGCTCGGGGCCGCCGTCACCGAGGCCCTGCGCGAGGGGACGGTGGTCCGATGGTGACCGACCAGCAGCCGAGAATGCCGCTGATCCAGGAGGCGCCGCTGATCCGCGACCAGGTGTACCAGGTGCTCCTGACGAAGCTGATCAGTGGCGAGCTGGCGCCGGGCGACAAGATCACCGAGCGGCTGACGGCCAGCGAGCTGGGCATCAGCACCACGCCGGTCAAGGAGGCGCTGCGCCGGCTCGAGAACGAGGGCTTCGTGCGCACCATCCCGCGCCGCGGCATCGTGGTCGGCGAGAACGCGCTCACCTCGTTCGAGCAGGTCATCACGGTCCGGGCCTGGCTGGAAGGGCTGGCGGCCCGGCTCTGCGCGGTCCGCGTCGCGGCCGGGGAGATCGACGGCCCGACCCTCGAAGCGCTGACCGTGCCGCTGGCGCTGATGAAGGACCCGATCCTGCGGCCGGTCGACGAGATCGTCGGCATCAACGCCAGCTTCCACGAGGCGATCCGCGAGCTGTCCGGCAACCGCGTGATCGTCCAGTTCGTCGGCACGCTCCTCGGCGTCGACGCCGCGGTTCGCAAGCGCGCCCTCGCCGACCCCGAGGAGCTGCAGCGCGGCAACGCCGAGCACATCGACGTCGGCGACGCGATCCTCGACGGCGACGCCGACCGCGCCGAGGCGCTGATGCGCAGCCACGTGCTGCGATCGGGCGACCACACACTGCACGCGGGGCCCTCGTGAGCCTTCTCTCCGAGTTGACCCGCGCCGCCGTCGCCCAGCGCGCGCCGGACGCGGTCGCCGTCGTCCCCGTCGGCGCCTGCGAACAGCACGGCCCGCACCTGCCGCTCGGCACCGACCTCATGGTGGCCGAGCACGTGGCGACGGCGGCAGCGGCGCGGCTGGCCGGTGAGCTCGACGTCGTCGTGGCGCCGAGCGTCGCCGTCGGGTACTCGCCGCACCACGTGCCCATCGGCGCGACCCTGACGGCCGGCGTCGTCACGTTGCTGACGCAGCTGCAGGAGGTGTGCGCGGGGCTGACGGCCGCCGGGTTCCGCCGGGTGTTCCTGCTCAACGGGCACGGCGGCAACGCCGAGCTGGTCGTCGTCGCGGCCCGCGAGGCCGGGCAGACGCTGCGGGTGCGGGTGGGCGCGGGCTCCTACTGGGTCATGGCGTGGGACGAGCTGATCGCCGCCGGCGCGCAGGACCGCGGCCGGCTGCCCGGGCACGCGGGCGCGTTCGAGACGTCGCTGGCCCTGGCGCTGCGCCCGGACCTCGTCGTCGACCCTCCCCACCGTCCCGGCACCCGGTTCGAGCGCAACCCGGCCGGCTACTTCGGCCGCTACCACGTCGAGCAGCCGGACGCGATGGCGAGCGGCGACGGGTTCTCGGACGACCCCTCGGCCGGCACCGCCGAGGACGGCCGCCGCTACCTCGACGCCGTCGTCACCGCGGTCGCCGCCGGACTGCGCGAGTTCGCAGGACAAGTCTGAGCCTGTCGCCGTCGACCCCCGGTCCGTAGCCTCGAAACCGACACGACGTCACCCCCTGGAGGACACCGTGCAGGAGCACGCCGACTACCGCACGCTGGACGAACGGCTCGCCGAGTGGCGCACCGAGATCCTCACCCGCATGGACCGGCTCGACGAGCTGCCCGTGCTGCCGACGTTCCCTCGGGTGAACCTGGCCCGCGAGGCCGGCGCGACGACGCGGGTCGACAGCTTCCTCGGGACCGCCAACGCGCACGCCGTCGGCGACGTCTACTACGACCTGCAGGCGCCCGGCGCGACCGCGCTGCCGTTCACCTCGGAGGACCCGGACCACCCGGTTCTTGCCGAGTTGCGGGAGCGGTTCCCGCTCGAGGAGGTGGCCGGCGAGGGCACCGACGTCGAGAAGGCCATCCGGCTGCGCGACTGGATCAAGTCGCTGTTCCCGCACCACATCCCCTACCGGATGCCGGAGTGGAACGCGCTGCTGATCCTCGACCGTGGCTCCCGCGGCGTCGAGCACTTCATCTGCGTGCACTACTCGGTGTCGCTGGTGCAGTGCTGCCTCGCGCTCGGGCTGCCGGCCCGGATGATCAACCTGCACCGCGGCCTCTCCGACCACTACCGCATCGGCGACGAGGCCGTCGCCGACCCGCCCGTCGACGAGCACGTCGTCGCCGAGGTCTGGGCGTCGGAGCTGGACAAATGGGTCATGATGGACACGGACTTCGACGTCCACTACCAGCG
This genomic window contains:
- a CDS encoding dihydrodipicolinate synthase family protein, whose amino-acid sequence is MDLQTLRTSLRGVLAFTPTCLLDDGALDLDGQRSHAAFLAGSGVGAVVVAGGVGEFYALDEAEYADLVRETVDAVGGRVPVLAGVGHATDIATRLARIAAGAGADGLMVNPLYFVTPDADGMVRHYREIGAASGLGMIVFSTDGAVYDEADLERLAEVEAAVAVKDEAGDQALFARCVDRLGDRYVWINGMAELPAVEYARMGAVAMTSGLVNLDPNVALDVWAAALDGDADRHATLVKERIAPIAALRTARPGYHITVIKEAMALLGRCGPAVRLPLLPLRPEDRAALAEHLDRCGYRRPEPVA
- a CDS encoding amidohydrolase family protein, giving the protein MNTVVDAHVAAGEHPSLPTLGVDALLQAMDDGGIERAVVGAVGRWVAVDNAEGNRTLAGWAQAHPDRLAFWATVSPWYGARACAELERAFADGACGLKLAPSVQGFGLLSPLLEPVLDVAEEHGRPVYVVTGVPVASEPLQLAELALRRPGLTFVMGRSGRTDFSLDLLPALTTGPNLVAETAYNGASLIATLVATLGADRVLFSSDAPFNDAGLELARAERAGLADADRAAVLGGSATKLLLGGGASR
- a CDS encoding amidohydrolase family protein; translated protein: MTFVDMHTHLPAATSPDWARWRQADVLAAMDRHGVTRAAVMTLDGLGFDAVAGNDVVAQACAGSDGRLIPLGTVDPRRPDAAAEVHRCADRGFRALKLHPWMQGFSPLEAYMDPVAEAAIEHGLPFVVHDGTPPYASPLQIARLAARFPELTVVLAHGGLFDLWEDAVAAALRYPNVHVTMCGTAPGAIFRQIVAQVPVEKLSLGTDSGFGDPDLPRHRLSVHRAILAELPGDDAAALAHRNAERLLGLP
- a CDS encoding Gfo/Idh/MocA family oxidoreductase, translated to MSTADTAGTLRVVQVGCGDIATTGHLPALDRSPDVELVAVVDVVASHREAAAAKYGVPAWDSLEAALAAGVGAQAAVVAVPPHVAPSPTIAAVEAGLDVLCEKPMAVDLASAQRVHDAGRRTGRIVQIGFKNRFSPLVRAARRWLDDGLIGSPVVYTLGGFDERYDAADTVHVGRIQDFLAHGPSYLHEGAHLADYLAYLTGAAPVSVRAAGVRSQPSFHGENFVSALVDYDNGDVARMEVGWFFPTSPKGEFRILGPRGVALIDRPEQVATLTTRDDDGALRTEEVRFERPWNDECFDRQLAHFVECVRTRTEPETSTAAGLASLRLGAAVTEALREGTVVRW
- a CDS encoding GntR family transcriptional regulator encodes the protein MVTDQQPRMPLIQEAPLIRDQVYQVLLTKLISGELAPGDKITERLTASELGISTTPVKEALRRLENEGFVRTIPRRGIVVGENALTSFEQVITVRAWLEGLAARLCAVRVAAGEIDGPTLEALTVPLALMKDPILRPVDEIVGINASFHEAIRELSGNRVIVQFVGTLLGVDAAVRKRALADPEELQRGNAEHIDVGDAILDGDADRAEALMRSHVLRSGDHTLHAGPS
- a CDS encoding creatininase family protein; this encodes MSLLSELTRAAVAQRAPDAVAVVPVGACEQHGPHLPLGTDLMVAEHVATAAAARLAGELDVVVAPSVAVGYSPHHVPIGATLTAGVVTLLTQLQEVCAGLTAAGFRRVFLLNGHGGNAELVVVAAREAGQTLRVRVGAGSYWVMAWDELIAAGAQDRGRLPGHAGAFETSLALALRPDLVVDPPHRPGTRFERNPAGYFGRYHVEQPDAMASGDGFSDDPSAGTAEDGRRYLDAVVTAVAAGLREFAGQV